In Polaribacter pacificus, the genomic window GATAGTTTAGTGATAGATTTGTGGGGAGCTACAGAAGTAACATATGAGTCAACAATTAATTCCCAAGGAGCGGTTAAATTTGAGGGTATTGGACTTGTCTATGTTAGTGGATTAACTCTCGGTAAGGCAAGTGAAAAAATAATTTCAAAACTCAAGAAGAAACACGGAGGGATTGGTGCTTCAAACAATAGTTACAATAAAATACATACTAATGTAACGCTGTCAAAAATAAGAACAGTACAAGTGAATATTATTGGAGAAGTAAAGGTTCCTGGGACTTACTCTTTGGTTTCTTTATCCACAGTTCTAAATGCATTATATGCTTCTGGAGGTCCTACTAAGAAAGGTACTTTTAGAGATGTGAAATTGGTTAGAAATGGAAAGACCATTGCAAATTTTGATATTTACAAGTATTTATTGACAGGATCACAAGAAGGTAATTTAAAATTACAGGATCAAGATGTACTATTGATTGGGCCATATAAAAATTTAGTAACAGTAAAAGGAGCCGTCAAGAGACCCGGAATCTATGAATTAAAAGATCAAGAAAATCTTGAGAATTTAATGAATTTCTTTGGAGGATTTACTCCAGAAGCCTATACAGAGTTGTTAGTCATAGAAAGAGTTAATGGAAAACAGCGTGAAGTAAAAGAAGTAGAACTAGAGAATGCTAAAAATTTCTTTATACATGGAGGAGATCAATTGATTGTAGAGGAAATTGTTGATAAATATTCCAATAGAATAGTTTTAGAGGGCGCAGTTTTTAGACCTGGAAATTATGAACTAACTGATGGGATGACCTTGAAAAGCTTATTAGAAAAAGCAGAAGGAATTACTGAGGAAGCTTTTATGTCTAGGGGTTTGATAGTTCGATCTAAAGATGATACAAATAAAATTAATATTGCTTTTTCTGTAAGCGATATTTTAAGTGGTAAAAGTAACGAGGTTTTACAAGCAAAAGATAAAATTCGTATTTTTAACAAGGATGAATTGAGGGAGAAGCAAACAATTACAATACAAGGAGCGGTGAATAAACCACAAACTTTTGAATTTGTAAATAATTTACAAATTGAAGATTTAATTGCTATGTCTGGTGGATTAACTGAAGGTGCTGATGCAAATGTTGTCAGCATCTCGAGACGATTAAAAGATGGTAGTTTTAAAACCTTGAGTGAAAATTTTACAATCTCATCTGAGAAGAATTTAGAATTAAATAATGGAAATCCTTTTCATTTAGAGCCCTTTGATATTATTAATGTCCGTTATTTAAAAGGATATGTAGCTCAAAAAACGGTTGTTGTAAAGGGAGAGGTTAAATATCAAGGAAATTATGTGCTATCTGATAAAAATGAACGTATTTCTGATCTTGTATACAGAGCTGGTGGAGTTACGATTTATGCCTATTTAAAAGGAGCGACATTGATTCGAAAAAAAAATAATGAATCTGACAAAAAACAGCTAGAGTTATTACAAGAAATTAATGCGAAAGACTCCATTACAAAGAGCGATAAATTGATTGAGAAAAAAGATGGTTTTAAAATAGGTATAGACCTTGATAAGATTATAAATAAAGGAGGAGCAGGTTCAGATATTGATTTGTTTTTAGAAGAGGGTGACGAATTGTTGATTCCTTCAGAAAAGCAAACTGTTGAGGTAAGAGGAGAAGTATTGTCTCCATCGCTTGTTCAATTTAAACCTGGGAAAAGTCTTAAAAATTACATTAGTAATTCTGGAGGATATTCTCAAAAAGCGAAGAGAAATAAAATATTTGTTTTGTATAGCAATGGAGATATCAAAACCGTAAAAAATTTTTTGTTTTTCAAAAGTTATCCTAAACTTGAGCCAGGTGCTGTCATATTTGTACCAACTAAAGCAGAAAGTCAAAAAATGTCTACTCAAGAAATTTTAGGAATTACTACGAGCATTGGTACTTTAGGTATTTTGATTAAAACCTTATCTAATTAATAAATTTCTATTTTAAATTTTTAGTAAAAGATAAATAAAAATGAAAGAATCATCAAATGATAGTAACTTAATAGACCCATTAGATTTTCTTAGAATTTTATGGAAAAATAAAAAAATTGTAATACGTATTGTTATTCTTTTTGCATTATTGGGACTTTTTGCAGCCATTTTTACCGAAAATCAATACTCAGCATATACAACAATGGTTCCCCAAACAAATGAAAAAGCAAGCGTTGGAGGTAATTTGGGTGGTTTGGCAGCAATGGCTGGCATTGACCTTGGGAATATGAGTGGTGAATCTGGTATAACCCCCAAACTTTATCCCCAAATATTAAATAGTATCCCTTTTCAAAAAGAGTTATTGCATACACCAATACAGTTTTCAGAAGGTTCTGATAAAATTAGTTATTTTGAATACTATACAGAAGTTTATAAACCAGGTTTATTAAAAACCTTAGAAAAGTATACACTCGGACTTCCTGGAGTTATTATCACGGCAATTAGTAGTAAGGATAAAAAAGCAAATAATTTTACTTTAGACTCTACATTAATTAGAATTACAAATGTTGAGAAAATATTAATTGAAAATATTAATAAACAGATTAATTTAAATGTATATGAGAAAGAGGGCTATATTAAAATATCGGCATTAATGCCGAGTGCAATTTCAGCAGCTGAAATAACAAGTGTATGTCAAAATTTATTACAAAAATACATCATTAACTTCAAAATTAAAAAGTCAAAATCTCAGCTCGATTTTATTAATGATCGTTATTTAGAAAAGGAAAAAACCTTTAAAGAAGCTCAAAAAACATTAGCAGATTACAGAGATAAAAATCAAAATGTTAACTCGGCTCGGGCACAAACTAATTTGGAGCAATTAAAATCAGATTATGATTTAGCTTATGGGGTTTATGCTGAGTTGGCAAAGCAACTCGAAAAACAGCAACTTCAGGTTAAACAAGATACTCCGGTATTCACAGTTATCAAGCCTGTTTCAGTTCCTTTAGAAAAATCTGAACCTAAACGTTTTTCAGTTTTTATAGGTTGGATACTCCTAGGTTTTTTTATAAGTGTAGTATTTATTTTTAGCAGAATATTCATTATTAATCTGATAAATAAAATTTAATATAAAAATGAAAGTTGCTATTATTGGTACAGGTTATGTTGGTCTTGTTGCTGCCGTTTGTTTTTCTGAAATGGGAAATACTGTAAACTGTATAGATATTGATATAAATAAACTAACCAAATTACAAAAAGGCATTTCACCTATTTATGAACCTGGGCTCAATGAATTGCTTATCAAAAATATAAAAAGTAAAAATTTATTTTTTACAGATTCAATTAAGAATGGTATTTGTGACTGTGAAGTTGTTTTTATAGCTGTTGGCACACCAATGGATTCTGATGGTTCGGCTAATTTAGATGCTGTTTTTTCAGTCGTAAAAAGTATCGGAAAGCATATTATCCATAAAAGTTTAGTCGTTACTAAATCTACTGTTCCAGTAGGTACTACATATAAAATCAAAGAATTAATTAATGTAGAGCTGAGTTTGAGGAAACTAGATTTAGAGATTGATGTGGTTTCTAATCCTGAATTTTTAAAAGAAGGATCAGCAATAGAAGATTTTATGAAGCCAGATAGAATTATTATTGGAGCAGACACTATCGATTCTTTTTCCAAAATGAAGCAGTTGTATGCGCCCTTTTTTAGAACTCATGATCGTTTTATTACAATGGACGTCCTTTCTTCAGAAATGACAAAATATGCAGCAAATGCTATGTTGGCAACTAAAATTTCATTTATGAATGAAATGGCTAATATTTGTGAAAAAGTAGGTGCTGATATCAATAACGTCAGAATTGGAATTGGTTCAGATAAAAGAATTGGTTATCATTTTATTTATCCTGGAGTTGGCTATGGTGGAACTTGTTTCCCAAAAGACATTGCTGCTCTAATTAAATTAGGGAATGATAAAGGGTTTCATCTACAATTAATTTCTGCGGTAAATGAAGTGAATGAGCAACAAAAGATTTATTTTTTAGAAAAGATTATTAATAGGTTTGGGGAAAATTTAGAAGATCATATTTTTACAATTTGGGGTTTATCTTTTAAGCCAGAAACAGATGATATGAGAGATTCTCCAGCGATTTATATTATAAATGAATTAGTTAAAAGAGGTGCAAAAATTAGAGCTTATGATCCTAAGGCGATGAAAGAAGCTCAAGAGTTTTATTTAAAGAATGTAAATAATATTGAATATTTCGATTCTAAATACGAAGCTTTACAAAGAGGAGATGCATTGATTTTATTAACAGAGTGGAAAGAATTTCGTTCTCCAGATTTCTCTGAAATAAAAAAGCAGTTAAAAAGGTATATAATTTTTGACGGCAGAAATCAATACAATGCCTTTGATTTAAAAGAAATGGAATTTGAGTATTATCAAATAGGAAAAAAATAATTTATGGAAAAAGCTTTTTTTGCACATCAAACAGCCGAGATAGATGAGGGGGCAATTATACAAAAAGGAACTAAAATTTGGTATTTTAGTCATATAATGTCTAACTGTAGCATTGGTGAGAATTGTAATATTGGACAGAATGTGGTTGTTTCTCCAGGTGTAACTTTAGGAAACAATGTAAAAGTACAAAATAACGTTTCAATTTATTCTGGTGTTAATTGTGAAGATGATGTTTTCTTAGGACCTTCTATGGTTTTTACGAATGTGATTAATCCTAGAAGTGCCGTAAATCGGAAAAATGAATACTTAAGTACATTAGTTAAAAAGGGTGCAAGTATAGGTGCTAATGCTACCATTGTTTGTGGAAATGATATTGGAGAATATGCATTTATTGGTGCTGGAGCTGTAGTAACTAAAGAAATACCCAATTATGGTCTTGTGGTAGGAAATCCTTCCAAACAAATAGGTTGGGTTAGTGAATATGGACATCGATTGCATTTTGACATGAACAACAAGGCTAGCTGCAAAGAGAGTGGACAGGAATATATAATAGAAAACAATCAAGTTAAAAGAATAAATTAAATATATGAAAATCGATTTTGCTAATTTAAAACTAGCCTATCAAGAGCAAAAAGAGGAGATTGATATTGCTATAAAAAATGTTATTGATAATTCTTCATTTATTATGGGAGAAGCAGTTTTTAATTTGGAAGAAAAGCTAGCTAATTTTACTGAAGCCGAACATGCCATTACTTGTTCTAATGGTACTGATGCATTGCTTTTAGCAATGATGGCTCTGGAAATACAACCTGGAGATGAAATTATTACGACACCTTTTACATTTATTGCCACAGCAGAAACCATAGCGTTTTTAAAGGCAATTCCAGTTTTTGTTGATATAGATGAACAAACTTACAATATTGATGCTTCTAAAATTGAAGCAAAAATAACAAATAAAACCAAGGCTATTATACCTGTATCTTTGTATGGACAAATGCCTGATATGGATCCTATTAATGCTATTGCTCAGAAATATAATTTAGCAGTTATTGAAGATGGAGCACAAAGTTTTGGTGCTACTTATAAAGGGAAGAAAAGTTGTAATGTGTCTACTATTGGTACTACAAGTTTTTTTCCTGCAAAACCGTTGGGATGCTTTGGAGATGGAGGAGCTGTCTTTACGAATGATGCTGCTTTAGCAAATAAAATGATTAGTATGCGTATTCACGGACAATCACAAAGATATTATCATCAATATATCGGAATGGGAGGTCGTTTAGATACTTTACAAGCAGCAATTTTAAACGTAAAAATGGAGCATTATAAAAATAATATTAAAAGAAGACAACAAGCTGCAGACAGGTATTCTACTCTATTGGAAGGTAAAGTATCTACACCATTTGTTGCAGAAAATTGTACTTCGGTTTGGGCACAATATTCCATAAGAGTTTTAGATAGAGACCTTGTACAGTCTAAATTAAAAGAAAAAGGAATTCCTACAGCAGTACATTATCCAAAACCCTTACATTTGCAACAATGTTTTTTATATCTTGGGTATAAAATTGGAGATTTTCCAATTTCGGAACAGGTGTCTGCAGAAATCATAAGTTTACCTATGAATCCATATTTACTTGATGTGGAACAAAAATATATAGTCGAAGAATTAATTAAATTATTATAAAAAGATGAAGAACTTCGCATTGATTGGTGCAGCAGGTTATATTGCCCCAAGACATTTAAAAGCAATTAAAGATACAAATAACGAATTAATTGCAGCCCTAGATCGTTTTGATAGTGTGGGTATTATGGATAGTTATTTTCCAGATGCTGATTTTTTTGTAGAACCTGAAAGGTTTGATAGACATTTAGAAAAATTAAAATATGATAAAGGTATAGAATTAGATTATGTAAGTATCTGTACACCTAATTATTTACACGATTCCCATATCCGTATGGCTTTGCGAAGAGGTGCTGATGCTATTTGTGAAAAACCATTGGTGTTAAATCCTTGGAATTTAGATGCTCTTCAAAAGATGGAGCAAGAATCGGGAAAGCGGGTATGGAATATTTTACAATTGCGTTTACACCAAAGTATTATTGATTTAAAAAAGAAGGTAGAGGCAGCTCCGAAAGACAAAGTTTTTGATGTTGATTTAACGTATTTGACATCTAGGGGAAATTGGTACTACACTTCTTGGAAAGGTGATTTTAGTAAGTCTGGAGGTATAGCAACAAACATTGGCGTGCATTTTTATGATATGTTATCATGGATTTTTGGAGATGTAAAACAAAATGTTGTACATGTGCAAACACATGATAGATCTGCTGGTTAT contains:
- a CDS encoding SLBB domain-containing protein; the encoded protein is MKNKITRIVLILFITLTTGIFAQDMSQLKKANISDLTDEQIATYWQSIQSKGYSMAQLETLAKVQGVSTSQMSEFKRRVQDLPTDITKKNIKGKEGTNNLEVSDKIDIFGLNGKENKSDFTENEDLLFGYDFFNNPNISFTPNINVAVPQNYQLGPGDSLVIDLWGATEVTYESTINSQGAVKFEGIGLVYVSGLTLGKASEKIISKLKKKHGGIGASNNSYNKIHTNVTLSKIRTVQVNIIGEVKVPGTYSLVSLSTVLNALYASGGPTKKGTFRDVKLVRNGKTIANFDIYKYLLTGSQEGNLKLQDQDVLLIGPYKNLVTVKGAVKRPGIYELKDQENLENLMNFFGGFTPEAYTELLVIERVNGKQREVKEVELENAKNFFIHGGDQLIVEEIVDKYSNRIVLEGAVFRPGNYELTDGMTLKSLLEKAEGITEEAFMSRGLIVRSKDDTNKINIAFSVSDILSGKSNEVLQAKDKIRIFNKDELREKQTITIQGAVNKPQTFEFVNNLQIEDLIAMSGGLTEGADANVVSISRRLKDGSFKTLSENFTISSEKNLELNNGNPFHLEPFDIINVRYLKGYVAQKTVVVKGEVKYQGNYVLSDKNERISDLVYRAGGVTIYAYLKGATLIRKKNNESDKKQLELLQEINAKDSITKSDKLIEKKDGFKIGIDLDKIINKGGAGSDIDLFLEEGDELLIPSEKQTVEVRGEVLSPSLVQFKPGKSLKNYISNSGGYSQKAKRNKIFVLYSNGDIKTVKNFLFFKSYPKLEPGAVIFVPTKAESQKMSTQEILGITTSIGTLGILIKTLSN
- a CDS encoding Wzz/FepE/Etk N-terminal domain-containing protein, whose amino-acid sequence is MKESSNDSNLIDPLDFLRILWKNKKIVIRIVILFALLGLFAAIFTENQYSAYTTMVPQTNEKASVGGNLGGLAAMAGIDLGNMSGESGITPKLYPQILNSIPFQKELLHTPIQFSEGSDKISYFEYYTEVYKPGLLKTLEKYTLGLPGVIITAISSKDKKANNFTLDSTLIRITNVEKILIENINKQINLNVYEKEGYIKISALMPSAISAAEITSVCQNLLQKYIINFKIKKSKSQLDFINDRYLEKEKTFKEAQKTLADYRDKNQNVNSARAQTNLEQLKSDYDLAYGVYAELAKQLEKQQLQVKQDTPVFTVIKPVSVPLEKSEPKRFSVFIGWILLGFFISVVFIFSRIFIINLINKI
- a CDS encoding UDP-glucose dehydrogenase family protein, with protein sequence MKVAIIGTGYVGLVAAVCFSEMGNTVNCIDIDINKLTKLQKGISPIYEPGLNELLIKNIKSKNLFFTDSIKNGICDCEVVFIAVGTPMDSDGSANLDAVFSVVKSIGKHIIHKSLVVTKSTVPVGTTYKIKELINVELSLRKLDLEIDVVSNPEFLKEGSAIEDFMKPDRIIIGADTIDSFSKMKQLYAPFFRTHDRFITMDVLSSEMTKYAANAMLATKISFMNEMANICEKVGADINNVRIGIGSDKRIGYHFIYPGVGYGGTCFPKDIAALIKLGNDKGFHLQLISAVNEVNEQQKIYFLEKIINRFGENLEDHIFTIWGLSFKPETDDMRDSPAIYIINELVKRGAKIRAYDPKAMKEAQEFYLKNVNNIEYFDSKYEALQRGDALILLTEWKEFRSPDFSEIKKQLKRYIIFDGRNQYNAFDLKEMEFEYYQIGKK
- a CDS encoding acyltransferase; the encoded protein is MEKAFFAHQTAEIDEGAIIQKGTKIWYFSHIMSNCSIGENCNIGQNVVVSPGVTLGNNVKVQNNVSIYSGVNCEDDVFLGPSMVFTNVINPRSAVNRKNEYLSTLVKKGASIGANATIVCGNDIGEYAFIGAGAVVTKEIPNYGLVVGNPSKQIGWVSEYGHRLHFDMNNKASCKESGQEYIIENNQVKRIN
- a CDS encoding DegT/DnrJ/EryC1/StrS family aminotransferase, encoding MKIDFANLKLAYQEQKEEIDIAIKNVIDNSSFIMGEAVFNLEEKLANFTEAEHAITCSNGTDALLLAMMALEIQPGDEIITTPFTFIATAETIAFLKAIPVFVDIDEQTYNIDASKIEAKITNKTKAIIPVSLYGQMPDMDPINAIAQKYNLAVIEDGAQSFGATYKGKKSCNVSTIGTTSFFPAKPLGCFGDGGAVFTNDAALANKMISMRIHGQSQRYYHQYIGMGGRLDTLQAAILNVKMEHYKNNIKRRQQAADRYSTLLEGKVSTPFVAENCTSVWAQYSIRVLDRDLVQSKLKEKGIPTAVHYPKPLHLQQCFLYLGYKIGDFPISEQVSAEIISLPMNPYLLDVEQKYIVEELIKLL
- a CDS encoding Gfo/Idh/MocA family protein, with the translated sequence MKNFALIGAAGYIAPRHLKAIKDTNNELIAALDRFDSVGIMDSYFPDADFFVEPERFDRHLEKLKYDKGIELDYVSICTPNYLHDSHIRMALRRGADAICEKPLVLNPWNLDALQKMEQESGKRVWNILQLRLHQSIIDLKKKVEAAPKDKVFDVDLTYLTSRGNWYYTSWKGDFSKSGGIATNIGVHFYDMLSWIFGDVKQNVVHVQTHDRSAGYLEFERARVRWFLSINYDVIPEEIKAIGQRTYRSITIEGEELEFSGGFTDLHTRVYEGVLDGNGFSLEDARQAIEIVHDIRNATPIGLKGEFHPFAKIETVNHPFQ